The sequence GCTCACCACTCGAGCTAGTGCTGGAGGATCCCTTCGACAGGGATCAGGTCCACAGGGGGGATCACACGATATGGAGGTACTCCCGGTTCCTCCCCCCTGTCACCGGCAGGGTCAGCCTGGGGGAGGGCTGGACCCCCCTGGTGAGGATAGGGGATCTCCACCTCAAGCTGGACTTCCTGAACCCCACGGGCTCCTTCAAGGACAGGGGCTCCTCGGTCCTCATTTCTCTGGTGGCCGAGGGGGTGAGGTCCAGGGGAGGTTACGTGAGCGAGGACTCCTCGGGAAATGCCGGGGCATCCATAGCGGCTTACTCAGCCAGAGCAGGTCTTAAAGCCAGGATATACGTTCCTGAAAATGCCAGCGGCCCTAAGTTGCAGCAGATAGCTGCTTACGGGGCGGAGATAGTGAGGGTGAGCGGGAGGAGGGAGGACGTCACCAGGGCGGCGATGAGCGAGGAGGAGGGGAAGTTCTACATAGGTCACGTCTACCATCCGGCCTTCTGGGATGCCATGCGCACCCTTGCCTATGAGATAGCCGAGCAGACCGATTGGAAG comes from Candidatus Korarchaeota archaeon NZ13-K and encodes:
- a CDS encoding pyridoxal-phosphate dependent enzyme, with product SPLELVLEDPFDRDQVHRGDHTIWRYSRFLPPVTGRVSLGEGWTPLVRIGDLHLKLDFLNPTGSFKDRGSSVLISLVAEGVRSRGGYVSEDSSGNAGASIAAYSARAGLKARIYVPENASGPKLQQIAAYGAEIVRVSGRREDVTRAAMSEEEGKFYIGHVYHPAFWDAMRTLAYEIAEQTDWKPPSKVFLPVSAGTLLLGVLRGFKHLLSSGELDRAPEVIACQTREVSPLYHRMRGLPYSPPSVVRSVADALISPNPPLLGMMVEELRGFGDADVAEEEEIVEAHRELARLGIYVEPSSAVAYAVYRRWLREGRIEGEALVILTGMGLKRSALT